TCAGTGACGGAGCTGTCCAGCATGGGACGACGAGCCATGTTCGCTTGTATCTACAACTTGTCCTACCCTGTCGGTTAGAGACTGTTAGTTGAGgatattttattaccaagttaATATATTGAATGATTCAGTGACGGAGCTGTCCAGCATGGGACGACGAGCCATGTTCGCTTGTATCTACAACTTGTCCTACCCTGTCGGTTAGAGACTGTTAGTTGAGgatattttattaccaagttaATATATTGAATGATTCAGTGACGGAGCTGTCCAGCATGGGACGACGAGCCATGTTCGCTTGTATCTACAACTTGTCCTACCCTGTCGGTTAGAGACTGTTAGTTGAGgatattttattaccaagttaATATATTGAATGATTCAGTGACGGAGCTGTCCAGCATGGGACGACGAGCCATGTTCGCTTGTATCTACAACTTGTCCTACCCTGTCGGTTAGAGACTGTTAGTTGAGgatattttattaccaagttaATATATTGAATGATTCAGTGACGGAGCTGTCCAGCATGGGACGACGAGCCATGTTCGCTTGTATATACAACTTATCCTACCCTGTCGGATATGTGATTCTTGCTGGGATTGCCTACGTGTTCCGTGACTGGCGAACCTTGCAGCTGGCAATCTCTCTACCCATGGTACTGTTGCTACTAAACTGCTGGTAAATTCAATTCACTCTCAAAtcacctttaaatttttaatctttaagaaTAATCGTAAATAAAATGTCCATGATTCCGTTCaacgtttataacatttttttaatttacataaatcaCATTTATCTTGGCTgagaagattttttttttttttttttttttttttttttgctgtaataaattgttttctttaagtTTAAAGGCTTCAATTCCTTAAATAGGTATATCAACGTTTGTGTATTAATTCCTTAGTTTCTTTATGACGGTCGTTTAAGGTTTCTGCCAGAGTCGCCACGGTGGTTAATGACGAAAGGTCGTCACCCCAAAGCGTGGGCGATAGTGAACACCGTGGACAAATCCATCGAACCTCCTGAGCTACACGACACGTCCAGCGAACAGGTTAGTCACTTTACACTCTCAGCCATTTGATTGTCCTGTGTTTACTTATGCATACACCTGCAACAATACTTtgcttcaagaaaatgtatcaaacattaaatacaaaacattttgaatattttgcgTACAATTTTCAGTTGGGTCATCTGATGGGTAAAGGTATGGAGGACCTTCCAGAAGTGTGAAAATTTAActacatctaaaatataataagCTTGAACCAATCGTCATACATTTCTTAAGCCATTACTTACTTTTGCTAGTTTATACAAGCTATGATAATAAAGCTGTCAATATACCACACAATAAtggttatttatatgtattagatTCTAGGTATGGCTCTGCATTGACCAATACAACCATAAAGTTTGATCATTCATCATTTGATACGTCGTGGTGAGCGATTGTTATATTCCAGGAATGTTTGATAATTCGACAATGTTGTCGATCAATGCGCTTCTGTAGTGTTGGACCATAAAAatttttgtcgatcaaacattcacGTATAATTACTTTTACATAATTACTCATTTTATTGTGTTCGATATAATTCATgtgattcgggaagaaaaatgtaCTCAGATGTTTTTATTCCTCCGTAGTTTACGGAAAAAATATCCATAAGTTCATTTTTGAACGTACAAAAGTAAGTTTGTTGTgatgtgaccgccatattgccgctgcctaGTTTCACTTTCGTGCCGAACACAACTGATATTTGTAAGTCTGCACAGCGTCATCACATTTTTACGCGTGTTTCGTCGCAAACTAATGTGTAGTGTGTTTACGATGTCGtagtattaaacaaaatattttagaataaaattcaatttctaattttagtaaaattgaaattactgGCTTtttaggctatggcaaaatgacttggctcaATTCATTTCACAtgagtttgttattgttttcagataAACACGTTATTTATAGCaatcttttagctctgaagtaactttttttttttttggtaaataaatgaattttgaataaaaatactagTTTATTTCCTGTATCACTGTTTCTTTGGTTATATAAATATCCTATTtgggttaaaaaatattttttcaagtaaatttaaacatCGTTAGAGTTAGCAGTTTCTAACTCTGGAATATTTCCTATTTTAAGAagccataaatttataaattttggcaTATAGTACAAGACTTGtagaaacgattttatattttgctgaatccAAAAACAGTACATTctaagaaaattttttatggttaattttacaatatagtgcactAAACGTGAGagttaattctgaacacaaaaatatatactcggCATTGATATTGgcttttcatatttatttgaataatttaagtaaaaaaaaatccttGTGCGAAGCTCCAAAACACCCGACACTAATTGAGAAATGTTGTACACAAAATTAGGGTTAAGCCATTACTCAATCGTTGCTAGTTTATACAAGCTTTGGATAATTAATTTCAACATACCACATCAATAAtggttatttatatgtattagatTCTAGGTATGGCTCTGCATTCAAAACCATAAAGTTTGGATCATTCATCATATGATTTCGAGGtgaagtaaaaatatgtatagtcCAGGAACTTTTGATGATAATTGTTCGTTTGCCTCTAGTTGAACTCAATATCCTTGTGGTTTTGGAAGCTCACTGCGTTTTAATACTTGAGTTCTAATTGACTCGGACTAGTCTCCCAAGTTGTGTGACGTTTATGCACATGACAACGTGTTGTATTCGGTGCGCACTGTTTTGTGCTGTGACATAGTTGGTGGTTATTCGCGCAAACCACTATTTacgattacataaaaaaatttatgtttaatttttttaggtacatttaaaaacttttgcaGTTAACTTTCTCCTTGAGTTTGGCTAAAGGGTTAGATATACACGTGTACtgcaatgtaaatttaaatgcttttttgaaaataaattaccttATATTTTAAGCATTGTTGACACATAAATGAAGGTGAAGAgattcaattctttaaaacttaagtgttgacaatttttttttcatacacaaaattaatatatcaacTCTAAGcgtaaccaatttttaatatagGTTTGATTCCGCTAAAAATTTCTGTTCACATAATTAACTAGGGAAATctaaacatatgaaataattacaaagaaattgtattcaatttatttacaatgcaCTATGACTTTGAGGTGAAGAAGAATATTGGAAGACGAATGCGGATTGAACTCTTCTTGCAACAACGCATTCTTTTTTGTTTCATACAGTAGAACCCCTGCGTTTCGGCCTCGAAGTTTCCTTATCGATTATCCGGGCCACCTTCCCGGAATGCAATATCGAAACGTGTTATTCGGTGCGCTGTTTTGTGCTGTGACATAGTTGCACGCACTAGTTATTCGAACCACTGCGGAGGCCAGATATAAGTTTGCGTTATTTTGAGTGtacaagtagtttttttttaacattttcctgtGGCGAGTTAATCATCATAAACAGTTGATAATAGGTTTTACCTGTAAACCTTCGTATTATTAAGCAGTTTTCCAGGCACCTGAAgaagtgtatatatttacagtacTTTGAAACGTTGTGTTGTTTTTTGAACAAGTGCTGATGTACTGTACCGGTTATCTTATTTACGGCCGAATCGATATTGAAATACGGCTCGAATTGAACTTGATACTTCATTGCATGTTCTACTGTAACGTGACAGTCGTGAAGAATATTGTTAAGGAATGTGAAGCTAAGAATGGTCTTTATCTAATTATCAGGTATGAGATACTAGCGAATTCAAGAGCGGTTGTATAAGAAATACCCTTTCATTGAAAAAGATTATACGTGGCATCAATCATAGGACTGAATATaaagtgtaattaattataagacGCACCCAAGCGCTCACTTTACTGTACCTGTTATATTGTCTAGAAATAACAAGATGTATGCAAACCCAGTAACCCCATAGTCGAAAGGCCACTTGCCattcatataattaattgattttaccaaagttttaaataacagCCTGACACGTAAAAAAATCACTTATTCTATTCAAAAAACGGACAAATCAAAGATTCTCTGTGGAATAGAACTTTCCACTCGATGCATCGGTTTACATACATCTCTATGTAAAAGTTGTCACGTcgtttttgattttgtttgtggcatagttattagtattataattttcttttgtcgACGGAAAGAGAAACCAAAGCACCTCTGgacaaatgaaaattttatcagatccacaGGTTTAAAGATgtgtttcttgttatttataagGTATTGTGGCTTTGACAAGTTTTTATGTTGTTCTCTAGGTTGCGGGACAAACCAAAAGTTCTTTACTCAAGAGAGTGGTCCACTGGTTCCACGAGTTTGTTAATCTATTTACAACTCTTGACCTTTGTCTGAGAGttgttatttctttgtttacatggTTTGTTGCATCATTAGTTTATTACGTAATAGgtgagatatatttataatagtaattttatctaCCACATAGGATACATACACATTATTGACAATTATAACATTACAGCCAAATATCTTGGCAATACATTAAACTAAGTAAACGTGTAACTAGTCATTCACTTTATCATTCCTttcataaaatgaataaaactatacttaaaatgttaatttactttaattaatgcaatattaatttaCGTTGAACATAAcatcatttatttaaatcacaGAAATTATTATCTAAAAGCCAATAACAACAGCTATTTCCtgaaatcataataattaataaataatttaaactctttgTACATTATCagcaaaagtataattaattttaaaattaattttcaaatttacacaGAGACATTAAATTATAGCTGGTTTGTTtttgtgtttctttatttttattacgaacGATGTAACCATGAATATTGTGCTTTGAATCCTCGTAATCGGGaatctttgttaaataattaactaaatcaaagatatgaaaataaatacagatttttctatGAAAAACAATTGACTTCTAATGCTCTAGTAGTTTTGaacagattaattattatttatccatAAGGATTTCTTATGTAAAACCAAGATGTTAAAATTTCCTCTCACAATCCatacctaaaatataattaaaatatgcaacaaaaaaaaaaaaaacggtttttgtGTAATCTTGTGTAATGCAATATGATTCAGgaaatatattcagtttttataaatttcatagcaaccctttgaaattaaataaatgttatttttcattttaagtgtTAAGTTTGAATTGTTCTATGTCCAATTATtacttctgtaaaataaaattgaacactTCTAAAGCCCGAATAAAGATTTTGGAGACAATAAAATCCCTTATATGACTCATAAATATGTCAGCAACAGTTATATAGGATGaaaaggaattaaatattttgatttaaaaacagtaaataaataatcccTTCACTACAGTCTTAATAGTTCTTGTATTTCGATTTATATCGCACAAGGACGGTTAATTATATTAGATAGTAGAAACTTGTGTTTCTCTTGAAACTGATGAAATTGGCCCGTTTTCCCTTATGGTGCAGTTAggaaatttatattcaattttattacttaaaaatatattttatagctttacaCAATATGAATGTTACAAATAGATTTATAAAtgcattacattaaaatgttactattttttaattaagtaggACAACTTAACTAATATAGTTTTTACGTAaaggtacaaaatttaaaacagctcTCTTGAAACAATACGTTTCTTTGGGTTACCCCATTCTTTAATTATGTTTCTGCCTTTACACAGTTGAAATACATAATTAAGTAGAATAATTATCCTATCTAAGATTTACTAACGGATCAGTGATGTTCTCACCACTGAAATGTCAGAATCGATTACAAGTTAAacagtacttttaaaatgttactatttttgTAACTCATAtcataaatgatttattacaacTTAGTTTTCAGATTGTTCATCTCCCATGAGTGTAAATGCCAATGATTACTTATGAATTAATACCTGTTTGCATGTTCATCTCCCATGAGTGTAAATTCCAATGATTACTTATGAATTAATACCTGTTTGCATATTCATCTCCCATGAGTGTAAATGCCAATGATTACTTATGAATTAATACCTGTTTGCATGTTATCGATGTTATAAGTCATTAATATTGAACTATTGTGACAGGTCTGAATGCGGATAACCTATCACAGGATCGATACCTGTATGTGGCGCTGAGTGGCGTGGTGGAGGCCCCCTCATATGTGGCGCCACTCATTATACTTATCTGGCTGGGAAGGAAGCCAACGGCAGTCATACTGTTTATTTTAGCTGGAATTTCTCTCCTGTCGATTGCAGCTATTCCACAAGGTAATGGATTAGTATTAAGGATATTTCAGAGGGTTTTATGTTTGACGCAATACTCTGTACTTTCAATTGTGCGTATTGCGTGAACTGCAGCCATCATATTGGTTACGTCACATCATTGCCGGGAAGGAACCATTTTCTCAATCGCAATGCAACAGCCCTTATAGGTCCTGGTCCTGCCTCAAACAAGTAATGAGGCTGGCCAGTTCATAACAGTTAATATACCAGACACGATATTGTATGTGGTGTTGAAAATATTGGAGAAATTAGGCACACTGAATTCAGCCGAAATTGTACAAAACCTGCAGTTTAGTTTTCCAAAAAACTTTAGTATATATGCTTATCAACTTGTAACCTCGTAATAACTAACTCAGTaacgtttataatatataactattccATAGCTAAATAATGAGTTAAAACCACCAAAATGGGTTGTAAAGTATTTACATTTCTCGTGAGGGAACATGGGGGTGCCTCCACGCTATGGGCCTGTTCtgtttaatatgtttacattagATCTCAGTTCCTTTGTACATTTCGTGAGTGTGCTGATGATTTGTAACGTAAACCAGAGTTCATTAATGTAGGCattatattatagaaattataGTGACTTCACTGTAGTCAAGAGGTGTTTGGTTAGCTCATGGCTCGACTCATGCAGACAGCACCACAGGAAGTTTGAAGGCCCACATCAGTAATAGAGGTGGCACTAGCGTGAGGGCGACCATCAATGACAAGTTAAGTTCTTGTTGCTGATCTGTcactcaaattcaaattcttgCTGAACATCGATCTCAGCCTATCATCACTAGCATCGCTCACAATGATCTCGGTACTCTGTGACGCATGTAAAGATTTGGAAGTGTACTACCGGAGTTTGAAAAATATCCAGATCTCGTTACAGTTCCTGAATTTACcaattatgtaatattacaaaCATACTTTCGGCAACAGCATATGGAAGGAGGACCAGAGAAGGATCAACAAATGCAGAACTCAGCTATTCGGTTCGTGAACAGTAGCAGACTATTGGGCTATCCTAATGGGAGCTTGCCAACACAGACCTAATAGTGCAAACATGCAAAATAATAACTTGCTGTGTGACTAATAGAAACACTGCTTAATTTTTCAAAAGCAAGACTGGGAGGAGGTGGCAGAATGCCTTAAGTCTTAAGTCCTTTTTAATGTCCTAGTCTGTAGAGTAATCTtaattttacacatgaatatgTAATATAGTGTAAATTTGTGTTCTGCTTATAGCAAACTGTACGTCTTATTGACATGGTCTTATTAACTCTAAAGTGTCATAACTCTTacaaaataaacgtatttttattgGACGTGCTAGAATATTCACTGTATGTTGCAGAGTACAAGACTGCGATTCTGGTGACTGTGATGTTCGGCAGATTCGCCGACAGTGCTGTGTTCGCCGTGATCATCGTCCACACGTCAGAGCTGGTGCCTACGGCTAACCGCAACTCGGCAGTGGGTGCGGCCCTTACCACCGCCCAGTTAGGCTCCGTTCTCGCTCCGTTTGTCGTGGATATTCTGGTGAATACATACACGTTTATTTTTTGTTGTCGTTTGTGTGTGTAAGACATCTCTGTGAAGTGCAGGTTTGTTGTGTAGGGCACGAAGGACAGCACGTGGCCGAGTACTCTGTGCGGTATCGTGACTCTGCTGTCTGCGCTGCTCATGATGGCATTGCCTGAGACCAGAGGCAAGAATCTCCTGGCCACTGTGGAGGACCTGAAGAAGTCCGACCGCAGGGACCGAGTCTCTCTCCGCAATTGTTGCTCTTGCTGATTTCAACATCTATGGAAGAATATCTGAAGAAAACTGTTTCCTCTAACCCACTCTTTTGTTTTTGtaaaggaaacaaatttttagttGTCATATTGACAGTGAGTGGcaaagtaacaatttatttatgacataaataataatgtatttattaatttattattatgagaTGTATATAAAAGTATCAGCTGAGATCTGATACAAACTAACGTAACGAAAAATACAAACAAGacatttattctatttttgtCCGTGGATGAATCCCCCACTAAAgcaagtgttataaataaatatataatgaaactaaaatgtcttttattttgaGCGTATCAACCTGAATAACTCATGTTAACTTCTACacgaaaaaacaaacaaaattactaggtgcaaattaaatacttaacataaGTTTTACTGGTAATGTACTAAGCTTATGACAGCCTAATGACTAGATTTAAAACGATTTTCAGGGATTCGGGGAGACGTCCAATGTGTAGTTAGATGTCAAATATCTTCGGTCCACTGTGTGAAAAACTCACTCTACGGAAATGTACTTGTTATCACTGCGGGTGCAGACCTCATCTCGGTATATCAGCTTCTAGCACAGATATTGCTGCTCCCTAAGTCTCATGGCCTTGTGAATCACGCAATTCGTCATCATGTTCCAAATAGAGTTATCAGCGGAAACATTTCCAAACCCTTTCAGGCAAAATACGAAGCGTATTGAAGAATGTTTATCCTATGGCGGTCAGCCATAAattcacatattctatttatgACTTCACTAAATTCATCATATCAGTTACGATGCCTAGAGACTACTACGTTAATAAGAGCTATttggtaaacaataaaataaaaaagagaaagcAATTGTGGGCCCattaacttaaacaatattttatgagtaTGGTTC
This Homalodisca vitripennis isolate AUS2020 chromosome 3, UT_GWSS_2.1, whole genome shotgun sequence DNA region includes the following protein-coding sequences:
- the LOC124358688 gene encoding organic cation transporter protein-like, whose protein sequence is MEGDDKKEEGNTVQERDAAPVHEDYMDSALERLNTRRWWIWIIFLLASSPCVFTAIHIMASVFIANLPNYWCHVPELVDAKWTDEQIRNISSPEGLSKSSCSVINWNYTLLATMDYEKASEYVSSKVRPSESRCTKFMYDEDISFSTVSEWDLVCDNLTLKSYIQAAIAMGKFFGGVFFGFLADKYGRKRSFTAACLTYIISGPLAAFTTSYWFFLIARFFIGFAGSGCYGTAYIILTELSSMGRRAMFACIYNLSYPVGYVILAGIAYVFRDWRTLQLAISLPMVLLLLNCWFLPESPRWLMTKGRHPKAWAIVNTVDKSIEPPELHDTSSEQVAGQTKSSLLKRVVHWFHEFVNLFTTLDLCLRVVISLFTWFVASLVYYVIGLNADNLSQDRYLYVALSGVVEAPSYVAPLIILIWLGRKPTAVILFILAGISLLSIAAIPQEYKTAILVTVMFGRFADSAVFAVIIVHTSELVPTANRNSAVGAALTTAQLGSVLAPFVVDILGTKDSTWPSTLCGIVTLLSALLMMALPETRGKNLLATVEDLKKSDRRDRVSLRNCCSC